A region of Candidatus Polarisedimenticolia bacterium DNA encodes the following proteins:
- a CDS encoding ABC transporter ATP-binding protein, which yields MTPDLVIDGVTKTYPGGVQALKGVSLRIPAGMFGLLGPNGAGKSTLMRTIATLQEPDGGSISFGEIDVLRQKDAVRRILGYLPQEFGVYPRVSALELLDHFAVLKGIIDRKARAEVVESVMHRTNLWDVRKRRLGTFSGGMKQRFGIAQAMLGNPRLMIVDEPTAGLDPAERLRFHNMLSEIGENVVVILSTHIVEDVSDLCSRMAIIASGRVLVSGEPGSAIESLRGRVWKKIVPREQLAEHERDLAVISTHLVGGRTAIHVLSQDRPDATFEPVIVDLEDVYFSTLRDAGTRAA from the coding sequence ATGACCCCCGATCTCGTCATCGACGGCGTCACCAAGACCTATCCGGGCGGCGTCCAGGCGCTGAAGGGCGTCTCGCTGCGCATTCCCGCCGGGATGTTCGGGCTGCTGGGCCCGAACGGGGCCGGGAAGTCGACTCTGATGCGCACCATCGCCACCTTGCAGGAGCCCGACGGCGGCTCGATCTCCTTCGGGGAGATCGACGTGCTGCGGCAAAAGGACGCGGTGCGCCGGATCCTCGGCTACCTGCCGCAGGAGTTCGGGGTCTACCCGCGCGTTTCGGCCCTGGAGCTTCTGGATCATTTCGCCGTCCTCAAGGGGATCATCGATCGCAAGGCACGGGCCGAGGTGGTCGAATCGGTCATGCACCGGACCAACCTGTGGGATGTGCGCAAGCGGCGGCTGGGGACCTTCTCCGGCGGGATGAAGCAGCGCTTCGGGATCGCCCAGGCGATGCTGGGCAATCCGCGCCTGATGATCGTCGACGAGCCGACCGCCGGACTGGATCCGGCGGAGCGGCTGCGCTTCCACAACATGCTCAGCGAGATCGGTGAGAACGTGGTGGTCATCCTCTCGACTCACATCGTCGAGGACGTCAGCGATCTGTGCAGCCGTATGGCGATCATCGCCTCGGGGCGGGTTCTGGTCAGCGGCGAGCCGGGTTCTGCCATCGAGTCGCTGCGGGGGCGCGTCTGGAAGAAGATCGTGCCGCGCGAGCAGCTGGCGGAACACGAGCGCGACCTGGCGGTGATCTCGACCCACTTGGTGGGAGGACGCACCGCCATCCACGTCCTGTCGCAGGACCGCCCGGACGCGACCTTCGAGCCGGTCATCGTCGACCTGGAAGACGTCTACTTCTCCACGCTGCGCGACGCCGGCACGCGGGCGGCCTGA
- a CDS encoding M1 family aminopeptidase gives MLARIFAFEVRYQLRQPLFWISAILFFLMTFGAVTTDVISIGGSIGSVNRNAPFVLMQILLVMTVIGTFLTTAFAAGSVHRDFETQADALFFSLPLRKAEYLFGRLSGALFVSWLVYVAVLLGVFIGGLMPWLEPERIGPINLAPYLFSMLAFVLPNVIITGAIFFALATLSRSMLVTYAGVVVFFVGYAISGIFLGDLENRTLAALVDPYGFGAFELVTRYWTVIEKNTGAMPLRGILLENRLLWLSVAAVFLVVTWARFRFTTVAGRGARRKARKASQAAEAISPARGAAVRVPAPAQRFDRAAAWKQYARQTRIELVGALKGAPFLVMLFAGLLNVFGSVYSLDDLYGTKIYPVTNLMIRAVMGAFGLFLFLVLTFYSGELVWRERTLRMSETLDALPVPTWVGWASRFTALIGIVVAMLAAAMVFCIGFQAFNGYTNFEVALYLKGLFLVVLPRMLFYAALCLFVQVLVDNKFVGWLVSSLFYIAGFILPALRYEHFLYRFGNAPDSPYSDMNGYGHFVQPLAWFYLYWGLVCTVLVTVAHLLWVRGSESSFRLRLREGRNRLGPPALATLAAAVLGILGSGGVIYYNTVVLNHYRPTKTMFDRQADYEKKYRKYLKEPQPRVTEVEAAVDIRPEDRSVSVRGNYVLTNKTDAPIDRLHMTMNPDLVLHALKPAGAVLSQEDKDLGYRIYRLDPPLAPGATMRVDYDFAIENRGFVNNGARNQFVANGTFFDSGEFFPHVGYNKTLELDDPTERRRRDLPPVTRFPKIDDAAARRDNYISAEADWVKFGTTVSTSPDQIALAPGYLKREWTENGRRYFRYEMDSPIFDFFAYLSARYAVKKDHWNDVAIEIYYHPGHPYNVDRMIEATKKSLDYFTANFGPYQHKQVRIVEFPRYATFAQSFPNTIPFSESIGFIARLDDKPDAIDYVSYVTAHEVAHQWWAHQVMGGNVQGATLMSETMSQYSALMVMEKMYGPEKMRRFLKYELDRYLQGRGSERIEELPSYLVENQPYIHYRKGSLVMYALKDYVGEQALNQALARYVKATAFQEPPYTYSVEFLDYIQSAVPLERRSIVDDLFRQITLYANKAESATWSKRPDGKYAVRIEVETAKFRSDGKGKETAVPIDDWVDFGVFGARDPKGPSEGKLLALEKRHVDGSATSFEMVVDEEPVKAGIDPFNKLIDRDPDDNIVSVSASTPQARASR, from the coding sequence ATGCTCGCCCGCATCTTCGCCTTCGAGGTCCGCTACCAGCTCCGGCAGCCGCTGTTCTGGATCTCCGCGATTCTCTTCTTCCTGATGACCTTCGGCGCCGTCACGACCGACGTCATCTCGATCGGCGGATCGATCGGCAGCGTCAACCGCAACGCCCCCTTCGTCCTGATGCAGATCCTGCTGGTCATGACGGTCATCGGCACCTTCCTGACGACCGCCTTTGCCGCCGGCAGCGTCCACCGCGATTTCGAGACACAGGCCGACGCGCTCTTCTTCTCTCTTCCGCTGCGCAAGGCCGAATACCTTTTCGGCCGCCTCTCGGGGGCCCTGTTCGTCTCCTGGCTGGTCTACGTCGCCGTCCTGCTCGGCGTCTTCATCGGCGGGTTGATGCCGTGGCTGGAGCCGGAGCGCATCGGCCCGATCAACCTGGCTCCCTATCTCTTCTCGATGCTCGCCTTCGTCCTGCCCAACGTGATCATCACCGGCGCGATCTTCTTCGCGCTGGCGACGCTGAGCCGGAGCATGCTGGTCACCTACGCCGGCGTGGTGGTCTTCTTCGTCGGCTACGCCATCTCGGGAATCTTCCTGGGCGATCTGGAGAACCGCACCCTCGCCGCCCTGGTCGATCCGTACGGCTTCGGGGCCTTCGAGCTGGTGACGCGCTACTGGACGGTGATCGAGAAGAACACCGGGGCGATGCCGCTGCGCGGCATCCTGCTGGAGAACCGCCTCCTGTGGCTCTCCGTCGCCGCGGTGTTCCTGGTCGTCACCTGGGCGCGCTTCCGGTTCACCACCGTCGCCGGCCGCGGGGCGCGGCGCAAGGCCCGGAAGGCGAGCCAGGCAGCCGAGGCGATATCTCCGGCGCGCGGCGCCGCCGTCCGCGTGCCTGCGCCGGCCCAGCGCTTCGATCGGGCGGCGGCCTGGAAGCAGTACGCCCGCCAGACGCGCATCGAGCTGGTCGGGGCCCTGAAAGGGGCGCCCTTCCTGGTGATGCTGTTCGCCGGCCTGCTGAACGTCTTCGGCTCGGTCTATTCCCTCGACGATCTCTACGGCACCAAGATCTATCCCGTCACCAACCTGATGATCCGGGCCGTCATGGGTGCCTTCGGGCTGTTCCTCTTCCTCGTCCTGACCTTCTACAGCGGCGAGCTGGTGTGGCGGGAGCGCACCTTGCGGATGTCGGAGACTCTCGACGCTCTGCCAGTTCCGACCTGGGTCGGCTGGGCCTCGAGGTTCACGGCGCTGATCGGGATCGTCGTCGCCATGCTGGCCGCCGCGATGGTGTTCTGCATCGGATTCCAGGCCTTCAACGGCTACACCAACTTCGAGGTGGCTCTTTATCTCAAGGGTCTCTTCCTGGTGGTCCTGCCGCGGATGCTGTTCTACGCGGCGCTCTGCCTGTTCGTCCAGGTTCTCGTGGACAACAAGTTCGTGGGATGGCTGGTGTCGAGCCTGTTCTACATCGCTGGCTTCATCCTGCCGGCGCTGCGATACGAGCATTTCCTGTACCGCTTCGGCAATGCTCCCGACTCGCCCTATTCCGACATGAACGGCTATGGCCACTTCGTCCAGCCGCTCGCCTGGTTCTATCTGTATTGGGGATTGGTCTGCACGGTGCTGGTGACGGTGGCGCACCTGCTGTGGGTGCGCGGATCGGAGTCATCGTTCCGCCTGCGCCTGCGGGAGGGGCGCAACCGCCTGGGCCCGCCGGCGCTCGCGACGCTGGCCGCGGCGGTGCTAGGCATCCTGGGGAGCGGCGGCGTGATCTACTACAACACCGTCGTCCTGAACCATTACCGGCCGACCAAGACGATGTTCGATCGGCAGGCCGACTACGAGAAGAAGTACCGCAAGTACCTCAAAGAGCCGCAGCCGCGCGTCACGGAGGTCGAAGCCGCCGTCGACATCCGGCCGGAGGACCGCTCGGTCTCCGTCCGCGGCAATTACGTGCTCACGAACAAGACCGATGCGCCGATCGATCGGCTGCACATGACCATGAATCCCGACCTGGTCCTGCACGCGCTCAAGCCGGCCGGGGCCGTCCTGTCGCAGGAGGACAAGGATCTCGGCTACCGCATCTATCGGCTGGATCCGCCGCTGGCCCCGGGAGCGACGATGCGGGTCGACTATGACTTCGCCATCGAGAACCGCGGCTTCGTCAACAACGGGGCCCGCAACCAGTTCGTCGCCAACGGCACCTTCTTCGACAGCGGCGAGTTCTTCCCGCACGTCGGCTATAACAAGACCCTCGAGCTGGACGATCCGACCGAGCGACGGCGCCGCGATCTGCCGCCGGTGACCCGCTTCCCCAAGATCGACGACGCCGCGGCGCGCCGCGACAACTACATCTCCGCCGAAGCCGACTGGGTGAAGTTCGGCACCACCGTGAGCACCAGCCCCGATCAGATCGCCCTGGCCCCGGGATACCTGAAGCGGGAGTGGACGGAGAACGGCCGCCGCTACTTCCGCTACGAGATGGATTCCCCGATCTTCGACTTCTTCGCCTACCTGTCGGCGCGCTACGCCGTGAAGAAGGACCACTGGAACGACGTCGCCATCGAGATCTACTACCACCCCGGACATCCCTACAACGTCGACCGGATGATCGAGGCGACCAAGAAATCGCTGGATTACTTCACCGCCAACTTCGGCCCCTATCAGCACAAGCAGGTGCGCATCGTGGAGTTCCCGCGCTATGCCACCTTCGCGCAGTCCTTCCCCAACACCATTCCCTTCTCGGAAAGCATCGGCTTCATCGCGCGGCTGGACGACAAGCCCGATGCCATCGACTACGTCTCCTACGTCACGGCCCACGAGGTGGCGCATCAGTGGTGGGCCCACCAGGTGATGGGCGGCAACGTCCAGGGGGCGACGCTGATGTCCGAGACGATGTCGCAGTACTCCGCCCTGATGGTGATGGAGAAAATGTACGGCCCGGAGAAGATGCGCCGCTTCCTGAAGTATGAGCTGGACCGCTACCTGCAGGGACGCGGCAGCGAGCGGATCGAGGAGCTGCCTTCCTACCTGGTGGAGAACCAGCCCTACATCCATTACCGCAAGGGAAGCTTGGTGATGTACGCGCTGAAGGACTACGTGGGCGAGCAGGCGCTGAACCAGGCGCTGGCGCGCTACGTCAAGGCGACCGCCTTCCAGGAGCCTCCTTACACCTACTCGGTCGAGTTTCTGGATTACATCCAGAGCGCCGTTCCGCTGGAGCGGCGGTCGATCGTCGACGACCTGTTCCGTCAGATCACCCTGTACGCCAACAAGGCGGAGAGCGCCACCTGGTCGAAGCGCCCCGACGGCAAGTACGCGGTGCGCATCGAAGTGGAAACGGCCAAGTTCCGCTCCGACGGCAAGGGGAAGGAGACGGCCGTGCCGATCGATGACTGGGTCGACTTCGGCGTGTTCGGCGCGCGCGATCCGAAGGGGCCTTCCGAAGGCAAGCTCCTGGCGCTGGAGAAGCGCCACGTCGACGGCTCGGCGACGAGCTTCGAGATGGTGGTCGACGAGGAGCCGGTGAAGGCCGGGATCGATCCCTTCAACAAGCTGATCGACCGCGACCCCGACGACAACATCGTCTCGGTGAGCGCGTCGACACCGCAGGCGCGCGCCTCGCGCTGA
- the kdpE gene encoding two-component system response regulator KdpE, with protein MSDLSPVALIVEDEKPIRRFVRTALEAQGFQVFEAESGAQGLIEAGTRSPDLLILDLGLPDMDGIDFLRDLRGWSDRPVIVLSARSVETEKIRALDAGADDYLTKPFGIGELLARVRVAMRHRARGGEDGTSTLRFGDVEVDLAARTVSRAGKEIHLTPIEYRLLAHFIRHAGKVLTHRQILREVWGPSQTESPEYLRVYVGHLRQKLEADPARPRHLLTEIGVGYRFMISPA; from the coding sequence GTGAGCGATCTGTCGCCGGTCGCCCTCATCGTCGAGGACGAAAAACCGATCCGCCGCTTCGTCCGCACGGCCCTGGAGGCCCAGGGCTTCCAGGTTTTCGAGGCGGAATCGGGAGCCCAGGGGCTCATCGAGGCCGGGACCCGGTCGCCCGATCTCCTGATCCTGGATCTCGGGCTTCCCGACATGGATGGAATCGATTTCCTGCGCGATCTGCGGGGATGGTCGGACCGGCCGGTGATCGTCCTGTCGGCACGCTCGGTCGAGACGGAGAAGATCCGGGCGCTGGACGCGGGCGCCGACGACTATCTCACCAAGCCCTTCGGAATCGGCGAGCTGCTGGCGCGGGTGCGGGTGGCGATGCGGCACCGGGCGCGCGGCGGGGAGGACGGGACTTCGACACTGAGATTCGGCGACGTGGAGGTCGATCTGGCGGCGCGCACCGTCTCACGCGCGGGCAAGGAAATCCATCTCACCCCGATCGAGTACCGGCTGCTGGCCCACTTCATCCGCCACGCCGGCAAGGTGCTGACGCACCGGCAGATCCTGCGGGAGGTCTGGGGCCCTTCGCAGACCGAGAGCCCCGAGTACCTGCGCGTCTACGTGGGGCATCTCCGGCAGAAGCTGGAGGCCGATCCGGCCCGCCCGCGCCATCTCCTCACCGAGATCGGCGTCGGCTACCGCTTCATGATCTCGCCCGCCTGA
- the kdpD gene encoding two-component system sensor histidine kinase KdpD gives MSERRPDPDRLLEQLKREESRAQRGRLKVFFGANAGVGKTYAMLSAGQALRREGKEVVAGIVETHGRNETEALLAGLEVLPSRRVDYQGKQLREFDLDAALRRHPAVLLVDELAHDNLPGSRHPKRWQDVEELLDAGIDVYSTLNVQHLESLNDVVGQVTGVRVRETIPDKVFENADEVALIDLTPDELLTRLRDGKVYLPEQAQVAARNFFRKGNLIALRELALRQTADRVDEQMRAYRLDRSIRQVWPAKERLLVCVGTGPGMEKLIREAARLAGRLEAEWYAVYVETPALQRLPETRRNRVLRMARLAQEMGAETETLTAPEPAEALIEYARSNNITRILVGRDRSPRWRFWAPTLSERIGRRAPDLDVVLVGLEEPPGGARPAPAEPETEEGLRDRRKIPLRRYGHAALTCLATTAVAFALRVWFDPANIVMLFLLSVVLVAVWYGRRPAILAAFLNVALFDFFFVPPTFTMGVHDVQYLLTFAVMLAVALVIGHLTSDLRYQARVAIHRERRARVLYELGRELSGAISPGQIAGICDRYSEETFRAVAAIMLPDAEGRIQPPGPESSATPNPVVDLGTAQWVFDRNQPAGFGTDTLPGIPVQYVPLKAPGHVRGVLALQPSNPRLLLVPEQRRLLETFAALIGIALERVHYAEMAQGALLQIESERLRSSLLSALSHDLRTPMTSVLGLAESLPMTTPTLSQQQREMVDAIREEAARMSTLMTNLLEMARLESGEVRLNRQWQRLDELADAALRGRGEALRGRRIELKVPPDLPMARLDAVLIERVLANLLENAAKYTPPGSRIRLGARNAEDHLEVFVADEGPGIPPEMLDTIFDKFTRANMESAQPGVGLGLSICRAIVEAHGGIIQARNLPEGGAEFRFTLPLSTEGSQRAPGEVPEARAEGGERRA, from the coding sequence TTGAGCGAGCGCCGACCCGACCCCGATCGCCTCCTGGAGCAGCTCAAGAGGGAGGAGAGCCGGGCCCAGCGCGGCCGCCTCAAGGTCTTCTTCGGCGCCAACGCCGGAGTCGGCAAGACCTACGCCATGCTCTCCGCGGGCCAGGCGCTGCGGCGTGAAGGCAAGGAAGTGGTGGCAGGGATTGTCGAGACCCACGGCAGGAACGAGACCGAAGCGTTGTTGGCGGGATTGGAGGTTCTACCGTCTCGCCGCGTCGATTACCAGGGGAAGCAGCTGCGGGAGTTCGATCTGGACGCCGCGCTCAGGCGGCACCCCGCCGTCCTCCTGGTCGACGAGCTGGCCCACGACAACCTGCCGGGCTCGCGCCATCCGAAGCGCTGGCAGGACGTGGAGGAGCTGCTCGACGCCGGCATCGACGTCTATTCGACGCTGAACGTCCAGCACCTGGAGAGCCTCAACGACGTGGTCGGCCAGGTCACCGGCGTCCGGGTGCGCGAGACCATCCCCGACAAGGTCTTCGAGAATGCCGACGAGGTGGCACTGATCGACCTGACTCCCGACGAGCTGCTGACGCGGCTGCGCGACGGGAAGGTCTACCTGCCCGAGCAGGCGCAGGTTGCGGCGCGCAACTTCTTCCGCAAGGGGAACCTGATCGCGCTGCGCGAGCTGGCGCTGCGCCAGACCGCCGATCGAGTCGACGAACAGATGCGGGCCTACCGTCTGGACCGGTCGATCCGGCAGGTGTGGCCCGCGAAGGAGCGGCTGCTGGTCTGCGTGGGTACCGGGCCGGGCATGGAGAAGCTGATCCGCGAGGCGGCGCGGTTGGCGGGGCGGCTGGAAGCTGAATGGTACGCCGTCTACGTCGAGACTCCGGCGCTGCAGCGCCTCCCCGAGACCAGGCGCAACCGCGTCCTCAGGATGGCCAGGCTGGCGCAGGAGATGGGCGCGGAGACCGAGACGCTCACCGCTCCGGAGCCGGCGGAGGCCTTGATCGAGTACGCCCGCAGCAACAACATCACCCGCATCCTGGTGGGCCGCGATCGCAGCCCGCGCTGGCGCTTCTGGGCGCCGACCCTCTCCGAGAGGATCGGGCGCCGCGCTCCCGACCTCGACGTGGTCCTCGTGGGGCTGGAGGAGCCGCCGGGCGGAGCCCGGCCGGCGCCCGCCGAGCCTGAGACGGAGGAGGGGCTTCGCGACCGCCGCAAGATCCCACTACGGCGCTACGGCCATGCCGCTTTGACCTGCCTGGCGACGACGGCCGTCGCCTTCGCCCTCAGAGTCTGGTTCGATCCCGCCAACATCGTGATGCTCTTCCTTCTGAGCGTCGTCCTGGTGGCGGTCTGGTACGGCAGGCGACCGGCAATCTTGGCGGCCTTCCTCAACGTCGCCCTGTTCGACTTCTTCTTCGTGCCACCCACCTTCACCATGGGCGTGCACGACGTGCAGTACCTGCTCACCTTCGCGGTGATGCTGGCGGTCGCCCTGGTCATCGGCCACCTCACTTCCGATCTGCGCTACCAGGCGCGCGTCGCCATCCACCGCGAACGGCGGGCGCGGGTCCTCTACGAGCTCGGGCGTGAGCTGTCGGGCGCCATCTCTCCCGGCCAGATCGCCGGGATCTGCGATCGCTACAGCGAGGAGACCTTCCGGGCGGTCGCCGCGATCATGCTGCCCGACGCGGAGGGTCGCATCCAGCCTCCCGGGCCGGAATCCAGCGCCACGCCGAATCCCGTCGTGGACCTTGGGACGGCCCAGTGGGTCTTCGATCGCAATCAGCCGGCGGGCTTCGGCACCGACACCCTGCCGGGAATCCCGGTGCAGTACGTCCCGCTGAAGGCTCCCGGCCACGTGCGCGGCGTGCTGGCCTTGCAGCCCTCGAATCCGCGCCTGCTGCTGGTGCCCGAGCAGCGCCGGCTCCTGGAGACCTTCGCCGCCTTGATCGGCATCGCGCTGGAGCGCGTGCACTATGCCGAGATGGCCCAGGGGGCGCTGCTGCAGATCGAATCGGAGCGGCTGCGCAGCTCGCTGCTGAGCGCCCTGTCACACGACCTGCGCACGCCGATGACCTCGGTGCTCGGGCTGGCCGAGTCGCTGCCGATGACCACGCCGACGCTGTCGCAGCAACAGCGGGAGATGGTCGATGCCATCCGGGAGGAGGCGGCACGCATGAGCACCTTGATGACCAACCTGCTGGAGATGGCGCGCCTCGAGTCGGGTGAGGTGCGCCTCAACCGGCAGTGGCAGCGGCTCGACGAGCTGGCCGACGCGGCGCTGCGCGGCCGGGGCGAGGCGCTGCGGGGCCGCCGCATTGAGCTGAAGGTTCCACCCGACCTGCCGATGGCGCGCCTCGACGCCGTCCTGATCGAGCGGGTCCTCGCGAACCTGCTGGAGAATGCCGCCAAGTACACCCCCCCGGGAAGCCGAATCCGTCTCGGGGCACGGAACGCGGAGGACCATCTCGAGGTGTTCGTGGCCGACGAAGGCCCCGGAATCCCTCCGGAGATGCTGGACACGATCTTCGACAAGTTCACCCGGGCGAACATGGAATCGGCCCAGCCGGGCGTCGGTCTGGGGCTGTCGATCTGCCGCGCCATCGTGGAGGCGCACGGCGGGATCATCCAGGCACGCAACCTTCCCGAAGGGGGGGCCGAGTTCCGCTTCACCTTGCCGCTTTCAACGGAAGGAAGCCAGAGGGCTCCTGGAGAGGTCCCCGAGGCGCGCGCCGAAGGTGGAGAAAGAAGAGCGTGA
- the kdpA gene encoding potassium-transporting ATPase subunit KdpA has translation MAIDNAAVLFIIALTIATSVPLGRYMARVFQGERTFLDPLFVPLERMVLRLCGVDPAEGQDWKGYGRSLLLSNVVMWLATFAVVSLQKVLPLNPDRIGNMEPTLAFNTISSFVTNTNLQHYSGETGLSTLSQMIAVIFLQFVTAATGIAACVAIIRGLGGNRLTNLGNFYVDLIRATLRLLLPLALAVGIFLIWQGVPATFAGAAKATTLEGGEQSIARGMVAPEVAIKQLGTNGGGYFGPNSAHPYENPTALCNLVETWSIAVIPMAMVWTLGAMLRRRRLAVMIFATMLAVYLPMVAFGVQQEAAGNPAIATLGVDQSTGSMEGKETRFGAGLSALWGVTTTVTSNGSVNAMHDSFTPLGGLMPMAGMWLNNIFGGVGVGFINMLIFIIVAVFVAGMMIGRTPELLGKKVEAKEVKLASLAMLWHPLSILVGTAIACHVWAATADPGTSLGWLKNPGPHGFSEMLYEFTSATANNGSGFEGLGDNTPFWNISTGLVMLLARYIPILAPLALAGMLGAKPAAPETSGTLRADSATFGFTLWAVIVILGLLMFMPVAVLGPIAEHLALR, from the coding sequence ATGGCAATCGACAACGCCGCCGTTCTCTTCATCATCGCACTGACGATCGCGACCAGCGTGCCGCTGGGCCGTTACATGGCGCGCGTCTTCCAGGGAGAGCGCACCTTTCTCGATCCTCTCTTTGTTCCGCTGGAGCGGATGGTGCTGCGGCTGTGCGGCGTCGATCCCGCCGAAGGGCAGGACTGGAAAGGCTACGGGCGATCCCTTCTGTTGTCGAACGTGGTGATGTGGCTGGCCACCTTCGCGGTGGTCAGCCTGCAAAAGGTCCTGCCACTCAATCCCGACCGCATCGGCAACATGGAGCCGACGCTCGCCTTCAACACGATCTCGAGCTTCGTCACCAACACCAACCTGCAGCATTACAGCGGCGAGACGGGTCTGTCGACTCTGAGTCAGATGATCGCCGTCATCTTCCTGCAGTTCGTCACCGCGGCCACCGGAATCGCGGCGTGCGTCGCGATCATCCGCGGCCTCGGGGGGAACCGACTGACGAATCTGGGGAATTTCTACGTCGACCTGATCCGGGCGACGCTGCGCCTCCTGCTCCCCCTGGCGCTGGCCGTGGGGATCTTCCTGATCTGGCAGGGCGTCCCGGCGACCTTCGCAGGTGCGGCCAAGGCGACCACGCTGGAGGGCGGGGAGCAGTCGATCGCCCGCGGCATGGTGGCGCCGGAAGTGGCGATCAAGCAGCTCGGCACCAACGGCGGTGGCTATTTCGGCCCCAATTCCGCCCATCCCTACGAGAATCCGACGGCGCTGTGCAACCTGGTCGAGACCTGGTCGATCGCCGTCATCCCGATGGCCATGGTGTGGACCCTGGGAGCGATGCTGCGCCGCCGGCGTCTGGCCGTGATGATCTTCGCGACCATGCTGGCGGTCTATCTGCCGATGGTGGCCTTCGGCGTGCAGCAGGAAGCCGCGGGCAACCCTGCGATCGCGACGCTGGGGGTCGATCAATCGACCGGATCGATGGAAGGCAAGGAGACGCGCTTCGGTGCCGGGCTCTCCGCCCTGTGGGGGGTGACGACCACGGTGACCTCCAACGGCTCCGTGAACGCCATGCACGATTCTTTCACGCCTCTGGGAGGCCTCATGCCGATGGCCGGAATGTGGCTCAACAACATCTTCGGAGGGGTGGGCGTCGGCTTCATCAACATGCTGATCTTCATCATCGTGGCGGTTTTCGTGGCCGGAATGATGATCGGGCGCACGCCGGAGCTCCTGGGAAAGAAGGTCGAGGCCAAGGAGGTGAAGCTGGCCAGCCTGGCGATGCTGTGGCACCCGCTGTCGATTCTCGTGGGCACGGCCATCGCCTGCCATGTCTGGGCGGCCACCGCCGACCCCGGGACAAGCCTCGGCTGGCTGAAGAACCCGGGCCCCCATGGATTCTCCGAGATGCTCTACGAGTTCACCTCGGCCACCGCCAATAACGGTTCCGGCTTCGAGGGGCTGGGGGACAACACTCCGTTCTGGAACATCTCGACCGGACTGGTGATGCTGCTTGCCCGCTACATCCCGATCCTGGCGCCGCTGGCGCTGGCCGGCATGCTGGGCGCCAAACCAGCGGCCCCGGAGACCAGCGGAACGCTGCGCGCGGACAGCGCGACGTTCGGGTTCACTTTGTGGGCCGTGATCGTGATCCTCGGGTTGCTGATGTTCATGCCGGTGGCGGTGCTGGGCCCGATCGCCGAGCACCTGGCGCTGCGCTGA
- the kdpC gene encoding potassium-transporting ATPase subunit KdpC — translation MWTELKRAVRFTLVTMVLLGIGYPLVVWSIGRTLFPAQAEGSLILRDDGTVVGSRLLAQRFTRDDYFYPRPSAVDYNAASTGGSNLGPSNPEHLKSVRERLGAVTTREGVTPGQVPSELVTASGGGLDPHIPPQAAELQARRIAEARGVPVERVRELIHSHTQAPALGFLGRPVVNVLELNLALDSAFGIAPAGRR, via the coding sequence ATGTGGACCGAGTTGAAACGAGCCGTCCGATTCACCCTGGTGACGATGGTCCTCCTCGGGATCGGCTATCCCCTGGTCGTCTGGAGCATCGGGCGGACGCTGTTCCCTGCCCAGGCCGAGGGGAGCCTCATCCTTCGGGACGACGGAACGGTGGTGGGCTCCCGCCTGCTCGCGCAGCGGTTCACCCGCGACGACTACTTTTACCCCAGGCCATCGGCGGTCGACTACAACGCCGCCTCGACCGGCGGCAGCAACCTGGGTCCGTCCAACCCGGAACATCTGAAAAGCGTGCGGGAACGCCTGGGAGCCGTGACCACGCGCGAAGGGGTGACGCCCGGCCAGGTGCCGTCGGAGCTGGTGACGGCAAGCGGCGGCGGATTGGATCCCCACATCCCTCCTCAGGCCGCCGAGTTGCAGGCGCGGCGCATCGCCGAGGCGCGGGGAGTCCCCGTCGAGCGAGTCCGAGAGCTGATCCATTCCCACACCCAGGCGCCGGCCCTGGGCTTCCTGGGCCGGCCGGTGGTCAACGTCCTGGAATTGAATCTCGCGCTAGACTCGGCGTTCGGAATCGCGCCGGCCGGGCGGCGCTGA